Proteins from one Hyperolius riggenbachi isolate aHypRig1 chromosome 2, aHypRig1.pri, whole genome shotgun sequence genomic window:
- the RNF41 gene encoding E3 ubiquitin-protein ligase NRDP1, which translates to MGYDVTRFQGDVDEDLICPICSGVLEEPVQAPHCEHAFCNACITQWFSQQQTCPVDRSVVTVAHLRPVPRIMRNMLSKLQITCDNAVFGCTTIVRLDNLMSHLNDCEHNPKRPVTCEQGCGLEMPKDELPNHNCIKHLRSVVQQQQTRIGELEKASAENKHQLSEQKRDIQLLKAYMRAIRSANPNLQNLEETIEYNEILEWVNSLQPARVTRWGGMISTPDAVLQAVIKRSLVESGCPASIVNELIENAHERNWPQGLATLETRQMNRRYYENYVAKRIPGKQAVVVMACENQHMGEDMVLEPGLVMIFAHGVEEI; encoded by the exons GCTCCTCATTGTGAACACGCCTTTTGCAATGCCTGTATCACACAGTGGTTCTCACAGCAACAGACCTGTCCCGTGGATCGCAGTGTTGTAACCGTAGCCCATCTCCGTCCAGTTCCCCGCATCATGCGGAATATGCTCTCCAAGTTGCAGATTACATGTGATAACGCAGTTTTTGGCTGTACCACCATTGTGCGACTTGACAACCTCATGTCTCACCTAAACGACTGTGAACATAATCCAAAGCGACCCGTAACATGTGAGCAGGGATGTGG CCTAGAAATGCCCAAAGATGAACTACCAAACCACAACTGTATAAAGCACCTCCGCTCtgtagttcagcagcagcagactcGTATTGGCGAGCTGGAGAAGGCCTCTGCAGAGAACAAACATCAGCTGTCTGAACAG AAACGAGACATCCAGCTATTAAAGGCATATATGAGAGCAATCCGTAGTGCCAACCCTAATCTACAGAATCTGGAGGAGACTATAGAGTACAATGAAATCCTTGA ATGGGTAAACTCTTTACAACCTGCTCGTGTGACACGCTGGGGAGGAATGATCTCTACACCAGATGCCGTGTTACAGGCTGTCATCAAACGATCACTAGTAGAAAGTGGCTGTCCAGCATCTATAGTGAATGAGCTAATAGAGAATGCCCATGAACGCAACTGGCCGCAGGGCCTGGCTACACTCGAGACGAGACAGATGAATCGGAGATACTATGAGAATTATGTGGCTAAGCGGATTCCTGGGAAGCAGGCTGTAGTTGTAATGGCCTGTGAGAACCAACACATGGGAGAGGACATGGTGCTGGAGCCAGGCCTGGTTATGATCTTTGCTCACGGTGTTGAGGAAATATAA